A region of the Mytilus trossulus isolate FHL-02 chromosome 11, PNRI_Mtr1.1.1.hap1, whole genome shotgun sequence genome:
CTCAAATCACTAGCGTCATGCTTACACTGTCTTAGATCTTGCGATTCCAGTATAGGAGGGGAGGGTAGACAAATGAGGTGTATCAGTAGCTCAACTCACTAGCGACATGTTCACATTGTCTTAGATTTTAAGATTCCAGTATAGGAAGGGGGAGGGTGTAGACAGATGAGGTGTTTCAGTATCTCATCTCACTAGCGTCATGTTCACATTGTCTTAGATTTTAAGATTCCAGTATAGGAAGGGGGAGGGTGGAGACAGATGAGGTGTATCAGTATCTCATCTCACTAGCGACATGTTTACACTGTCTTAGATCTTAAGATACCAGTATAGGAGGGGGAGGGTGGAAAAAAATGAGGTGTATCAGTATCTCATCTCACTAGCGACATGTTTACACTGTCTTAGATCTTAAGATACCATTATAGGAGGGGGAGGGTGGAAAAAAATTAAGTGTATCAGTATCTCATCTCACTAGCGACATGTTTACACTGTCTTAGATCTTAAGATACCAGTATAGGAGGGGGAGGGTGGAAAAAATGAGGTGTATCAGTATCTCATCTCACTAGCGACATGTTTACACTGTCTTAGATCTTAAGATACCAGTATAGGAGGGGTAGGGTGGACAAAAATAAGGTGTATCAGTATCTCATCTCACTAGCGACATGTTTACACTGTTTTAAATCTTAATATTCCAGTAAAGGAGGGGGGAGACATAAATGAGGTGTATCAATACCTCAACTGATTAGCAACATGTTTACACTGTCTTCGATCTTAAGATACCGGTGTAGGAGAGGGAGGGTGGAAAAAATGAGGTGTATCAGTATTTCATCTCACTAGCGTCATGTTCACATTGTCTTAGATTTTAAGATTCCAGTATAGGAGGGGGAGGGTGGAAACAAATGAGGTATCAGTATCTCAACTCACTACCGAAATGTTTACAATGTCTTCGATCTTAAGATACCGGTAAAGGAGGGGGTAGACACATGAGATGTATTAGCCTCTCAACTAACTAGTGACATGTTTACACTGTCTTAGATCTTAATATTCCAGTATAGGAGAGGGAGGGTGGAGACAAATGAGATGTATCAGTAGCTGAACTCACCAGCGAAATATTTACACTGTCTTAGATCTTAATATTCCAGTATAGGAGGGGAGGGGGAGGGTGGAGACAGATGAGATGTATCAGTATCTTAAAGGGGTAGACGAATGAGGTGTATCAGTATCTCAACTCACTACCGACATGTTTACACTGTCTTAAATCTTAAGATTCCAGTATAAGAGGGAGAGGGAATAGACAAATGAGTTGTATCAGTAGCGACATGTTTACACTGTCTTAGCTCTTAAGATTCCGGTATACGATGGGAGTGGGTAGACGCATGAGGTGTCTCAGCTCACTAGCGACATGTTTACACTATCTCTGATTATAAGATTCCAGTATAGGAGGGGAGGGGTAGACACATGAGGTGAGTCAGTATTTAAACTCACTAGCGATATGTGTACCCTGTCTCAGATCTTAAAATTTCGGTATAGGAGGGGGAGGGTGCAACCAAATGAGGTGTAACAGTATCTCAACTCACTAGCGACATGTTTACACTGTCTCATATCTTAAGATACCGGTATAGGAGGGGGTAGATGTATGAGGTTTATCAGTATCTCAACTCAGTAGCGACATGTTTATAGTGTCTCAACTCACTAGAGACATGTTTACACTGCCTCGGAACTTAAGAGTCCACTATAGGAGGGGGAGGGGTAGCTAAATGAGGTATATTAGTGTCTCAACTCACTAGAGACATGTTTACACTGTCAGATCTTTAGAGTCCACAATAGGAGGGAAAGGGGTAGATAAATGATGTGTATCAGTATCTCAACTCACAAGCGACATGCTTACAATATCTCAGATATTAAGATTCAAGTATCGGAGGTGAAGGTGAACACATGAGGTGTTCCAGCATCTCAACTCACTAGCGTCATATTTACACTGTCTTAGATCTTGCGATTCCAGTATAGGAGGGGAGGGTAGACAAATGAGCTGTATCAGTAGCTCAACTCACTAGCGACATGTTCACATTGTCTAAGATTTTACGATTCCAGTATAGGAAGGGGGAGGGTGCTTATATCTTGAGATTCCAGTATAGAAGGGGGAGAGTGGAGACAAATGAGGTGTATCAGTGTCTCAAATCACTAGCGTCATGTTTACACTGTCTTAGATCTTGCGATTCCAGTATAGGAGGGGAGGGTAGACAAATGAGCTGTATCAGTAGCTCAACTCACTAGCGACATGTTCACATTGTCTTAGATTTTAAGATTCCAGTATAGGAAGGGGGAGGGTGGAGACAGATGAGGTGTATCAGTATCTCATCTCACTAGCGTCATGTTCACATTGTCTTAGATTTTAAGATTCCAGTATAGGAAGGGGGAGGGTGGAGACAGATGAGGTGTATCAGTATCTCATCTCACTAGCGTCATGTTCACATTGTCTTAGATTTTAAGATTCCAGTATAGGAGGGGGAAGGTGGAAACAAATGAGGTGTATCAGTATCTCGACTCACTACCGAAATGTTTACACTGTCTTCGATCTTAAGATACCGGTATAGGAGGGGTTGACACATGAGATGTATTAGCCTCTCAACTAACTAGCGATATGTTTACCCTGTCTCAGATCTCAAGATTCCAGTATAGGAGAGGGAGGGTTAGACACATGAGGTGTATCAGTATCTCAACTCATAAGCGATATGTTTACACTGTCTAAGATTTGTAATTTTACTGATTGCAACATTTTGACTTTGTGAAACTTGCATACAGGGGATGCATACATAGCAAGTCGCGATTATTCTCAATTTGTTTAGTGTTCGTCCGATTCTCTCAGTTTTTGTTCGATATGTTGTTTTGCCTTTCTTAAAATGACGGTACAATACTAGAACATCActtatttttctgaaaatgtcctgcaccaagtcaggaaaatgaaaattattatcttatagttcgtttttgtgtTGAATGgtcggtttttttttgttttgtttttttgcactgaaattttttctgttatttggTTAATTTTCTCTTATAATTGATATGTTTCCTTAAGTATTAGTTTGTAACCTCAAAATTCgttttctcttaatcgatttatgactttagaaaagcggtatactactgttgccgttATTTAACTACAATTATCTTATTTCGAAATTAGAATTTAAGTTTGAAACCACAAATCAGACAGCAACCTATccaacatttatcatttttattcagttaacataaatattcaatcaaaaatatacaaagacaTTGATATGtacaatttatcaaataaaaatatacattaaataagTCATTTAATGAATAATAACTTATCATACAATACCTCTTAATTATGAATTTCATCAATTATTATAACTGTGTCATATCTAACTTCATTCTctaatatagatatagaaaacaaatgatTATTGAATAAATCACAGATGTTGGATTCTgtaatttacagtatttttgaaatttgaacatatttttttttgtaaatcctTTCAAAAGCACTTTTAGTTTACGAACCAAGTAATAAAGGcatgaaaaatatctttaaaaaaaagaaaactttaaaaaatcagcAAGAGTGCACACTACACATGCTGAAATGTTCTgccttttttctataaatgatttttttttatgaaaatctgttatatcattaacatgattaatacaAAGGTTTTTCGTCCATAATCACTTACACTTAACAATATGGAATGTTAACGTTCttatgtgaaaatgaggtcatggtgaGACAGACATGTCCACCTTCATGACCTTgtaatcattccatacaccaaatacagtGTTTCCATTTCTAATATTACCTAGTACATGTAAGAAACAGATCATACAACAAAATCTTAatattgatcaatgaaccatgacactggtcaaggtcatatgaaccCAGTCAGACATGAACACTTGAAAGTCATTGCAAACAACATGTGTAGTTAACCTATACTGCTTAATGTATTTAATGAACAGACAAAAGTACCATAACTTAGTACTGACATATGTAGTTCACCTATACTGCTTAATGTATTTGATGAACTGACAAAAGTACCATAACTTTTTATTGACCGATGTAGTTAACCTATACTGCTTAATGTACTTGATTAACTGACCAAAGTACCATAACTTATTATTGACCGATGTAGTTAACCTATACTGCTTAATGTACTTGATGAACTAAAAAAAGTACCATAACTTATTAATGACAGATGTAGTTAACCTATACTGCTTAATGTATTTGATGAACAGACAAAAGTACCATAACTTATTAATGACAGATGTAGTTAACCTATTCTGCTTAATGTATTTGATGAACTAAAAAAAGTACCATAACTTATTAATGACCAATTTAGTTAACCTATACTGCTTAATGTATTTGATGAACTAAAAAAAGTACCACAACTTATTAATGACAGATGTAGTTAACCTATACTGCTTAATGTATTTGATGAACAGACAAAAGTACCATAACTTATTAATGACAGATGTAGTTAACCTATTCTGCTTAATGTATTTGATGAACTAAAAAAAGTACCATAACTTATTAATGACAGATGTAGTTAACCTATACTGCTTAATGTATTTGATGAACAGACAAAAGTACCCTAACTTATTATTGACAGATGTAGTTAACCTATTCTGCTTAATGTATTTGATGAACTAAAACAAAGTACCCTAACTTATTATTGACAGATGTAGTTAACCTATACTGCTTAATGTATTTGATGAACAGACAAAAGTACCATAACTTATTATTGACAGATGTAGTTAACCTATTCTGCTTAATGTATTTGATGAACTAAAAAAAGTACCATAACTTATTAATGACAGATATAGTTAACCTATACTGCTTAATGTATTTGATGAACTAAAAAAAGTACCATAACTTATTAATGACAGATGTAGTTAACCTATACTGCTTAATGTATTTGATGAACTAAAAAAAGTACCATAACTTATTAATGACAGATGTAGTTAACCTATACTGCTTAATGTATATGATGAAATGACAAAAGTACCATAACATATTATTGACAGATGTAGTTAACCTATACTGCTTAATGTATCTGATGAACTGACAAAAGTACCATAACTTATTATTGACAGATGTAGTTAACCTATACTGCTTAATGTACTTGTTGAAATGACAAAAGTACCATAACTTATTATTGACAGATAAACCCAGGGCAAAAAGATGTGTACAGctaaaagaggggcaaaagatatAAGAGGAACAGTcgaactcatagatcgaaaataaactgacgcagccatggctaaaaacgaagacaaacagataaataatagtacacaagacacatcatataaaactaaagtCTAAGCAATTAACGATTGTACAAGCAacaagtatataaatatatttttgcttAAGTCTCCTGTTACCCCTTCAATATTGAGCAAAGGGTaaagttgttttcatttaagGGTCAGTTTGATCTGTGTTTACACCATGTTGATTTCTTCGTAAAATTAGATCTAAATTAACAGTGCTTGTTCAAAATTGGCTTAAAAATTTTAGTGTTAGGGTAGGCTCTAAAAATAAGGTTAGGGAGAGTAAGCAGACACgcttgtattattttgtatagcctaatcattaaattatttacaacaatgtgtggcattaaatatcattttctgcAGATTTCATTTCTGACAGACTGTACATTGAAGAATATGTTACTTCCATTGGCTCAAACCCGTCTTGATCTATTTTTTCTGCATTCGTTGTATTTTCAAAGCAATGTTGTCCACCTACAGATTCAAGAACTTGCTGTTCACCTACAGATTCAAGAACTTGCTGTCCACCTACAGATTCAAGAACTTGCTGTCCACCTACAGATTCAAGAACTTGCTGTTCACCTGCCGATTCAAGAACTTGCTGTTCACCTACAGATTCTTGACCCTGAGGTCTAGTCACAGTTTCAACACCCTGTGGTAAACATGCAGTTGCTAGCCCTTGTTGTGTATAGATATGAATTGTCTCCCTTTCTGCGTGACCTTTCAATAGGTCATACTGATTATGATACGTCTTTGAATGCTCAGTATTTGCCGGATCTAAAACAAACATTGTTGTTCCGTCTTGGTCTGTTATAGGTACAGGTATGTAACGCATCATTCCGTTTTCTGTGATTTCAGCCAAGACTACCTTGCTTTCTTGCATATCATCATTTCTCAGAATCATAATTTGGTGGTTGTCGGTAAGTGCTAGATTTGATTTGTCTTCAAAATTAGAGACCTCAGAAACATGGGGTTCTGCTGTAAACACTTCTGGTTGTAAAATTCCCCCCTCTATATCTGATGGCAACTAGAATGAACAAAAGaaagttatatatatgtaacatggTTATATGCTGaaataacacatttttgaaattcaaagataaatgaaaaaagagttgtaatgtttaaaaagtataacattttttttaatacagtactattacatgtattatttgttcATGTTGTATACCAATACCAATATGCAATACCAATCAACAATTAACttgattaaaatgttcaaaactaAAAGCCAATTGAATAAACAAGGAAACATTGACTAGGACTGTACATTGCTGTTGGAACATttggtcattttttaaatttatatcagaGATATGTGGTTCTTGTGGTTGAAGAACTAAGAAAacacaaagaaaagaaaaaaattaaacatgttaaaagtacattttttggCCTAAATGTGAAAAGagagaaatttatataaatatatatgggcAAACAACTCACCTGTTGTATCTctttatcaacatttttaataatttcacaTTCATCATTTATGCCACCATCTTTGTTAATGTTGACAACTCCACATTTATCATTCTGGCTGTCATCTTTGAGTATGTTTATAATTCTACAGCTACGTTCCTGACTGgcatgtttgtttttatgatcTCTACCCAAGATTTCTTTACAAGTATCAACAACATTGATGATTTCTCCATTGCCATCTTGAATTCCGACATTTTTAACAGCGCTTACAACTTTGACAATTTCTTCGCTACCATCATGGCTTCCATCTTGTTTCTTTACAGTAATATTACGTACATCATTCAGCATATCTTCAACAATGTTATCAACTAGAAAATCTACAATTTTATCGGATTTAACTTCTTCTTCATTTTCCGTCTTAAGAGAAAAGTCTGATTGTGTTCCTTTATGATTGATGTGTATTTCTTCTGGTCCTTCGATGTCGGCTGATACATGCTTAACTTTCCAACTCGTGTTTTCAGGTTTGTTCGGTTCTTTTGCTTTTGGTTTTTTCTCCTGTTTAATTTTGTTCACGCCTGGTGGTGCTACTAAACGAATTGAACTCTCATTCAACATTAAACTATGATCAAAAATTTGAGTGGAATCTTCCTTAAaggttgaaatatttttattttcttgacctttgaacttgcACTGCTTTTTCATGTGACAATTAACATTAGCATACTGACTAAAACCTTTCCCACAGAATTTACATATAAAAGGTTTTTCACCAGTATGGGTAACTTTGTGTTGTGTCAGATGGTTATGACAACGGAAAGATCGACCACATTCAACACATTTGTAAGGTTTAGCTCCAGAATGAATGCGGAAATGAATTTGAAAGTCAATTTTACGTGGGAATATTTTTCCACATTCATTACAAGGGAATTCTTTATATTGGATGGGTTTCCCTTCTTTCCCATGCTTTTCCTTATACAAATGTTCCTGAAAACGAGGTTtggatttaaatttttgtcCACATACGTCACAAAACCAAAAATGATTTTCATGAATAGCCCTTTGATGATTTCTTAAATTCCCTGCCGTCTTGAAAGAACTGCTACAAATATGACATAAATATGGTCGTTCGTTTGTATGGACACGtgaatgtttatccaattcagACTTACACCAGAATAACTTTCCACAATATTCGCATGAAACATTTTTCTGATATGCAtcattatgttttgttttcatgtgATAACTTAAAGTTTTTTCCGATTTCAGAATCTGATGACAGATACTGCATTTCAAAGGTGGATGAATGTTGTGAACGTATTCATGAGCTTTCAACTTGTGGCCATTTGCAAATGTTTTTCCGCAAATTTTACAGCCATATTTAAATGAACCATCCTCAGATGCAAAAATATTATGAGTCTTGTTGAGATGTTCTTTTAACTCATCAACTGAGGACATATTTTCTTCACAGTGAATGCAATATGTTTTATGAGTCAATCTTAGATGCTGACTCAAaccatttagttttttgtaaccTTTCTGACAGAGtttacattttacagacttTGTTGAATCAAGAGACCCATCGTCTGAATTATCAGTTTGTGTTTCGATTTCTTCCTCTGATTTTATCTCAACGTCCTTTATAATTGCACTTGTAGTATAACTTTTAGCTTTCTGTActgatttcttttttgttttcttgcaTTTTATAGACCCTTGTACACGCTTCAGAGACGtctctttatcatgtttatgttgagTTTTCATGTGATAATGAAATTTGTGTTCAGTTTTAAGATTAAGATTGCAAAGTTTACATGTCGTGTCAGATTTGATCTTCACATAACCTATATTTGATATGGTAGGAGCATCACTATCGGCTTTCTTCTCTCTGTTagaatttttcttttctttcttcttgTTTTTCAGATATACTTGTAAAGATTTTAAATTCTTATTACAGTTCTTTAAGTTTTTCTTCTCCTTGATTGTTTTTGTGTGTCTCTGTACTGGTTTAAGTCTCAACCTTTGACTTTTCCGGGTACCGGTTTCTGTGTCCTCGGTTTCCATGGTTTCTTTCTTTATTGATGTTTCTCCATCTGTTGTCTTTCCCATTTTCTTAATTGACAGCTgtctaaaaagaaaaagtaaaagagAGATTTGGTCTTTGTTATTGTTATCATGTTTAAGATGTCACTGGTTAGTAATTTGTGTGAACAGAATGCTCATCTGGCGTATTTACttttaaacctggtaccttttgtaataaaatcaacggtaccaattttgttgcaccagatgcgcattttgacaatacatgtctcgtcagtgatgctcgtggcaaaaatatttgaaatccaaagcatatataaaagatgaagagctataatccaaaaggtccaaaaagtatagccaaattcgtgaaaggaatcagagctttgcatgtgattatttgtgtgtttctctgtcctatataagcgtacatatttagttttatttcgtTACTTAAAAAGGCTTTTGTCTTGACTGAGCTTTATCATTTGTCTATTGACAGGGATggtatatatttagttttatttcctATCTTAGACAGGTTTTTGTCTTGACGCACAGAGCTTTATCATTTGTCTATTGACCAGGATGgtacatatttagttttatttcgtATCTTAGAAAGGTTTTTGTCTTGAGGCACAGAGCTTTATCATTTGTCTATTGACCAGGATGgtacatatttagttttatttcgtATCTTAGAAAGGCTTTTGTCTTGACAGAGCTTTATCATTTGTCTATTGACTGGAATGgtacatatttagttttatttcgtATCTTAGAAAGGCTTTTGTCTTGACTGAGCTCTATCATTTGTCTATTGACTGGGATGGttcatatttagttttatttcgtATCTTAGAAAGCTTTTTGTCTTGACAAGAGCTTTATCATTTGTCTATTGACTGGGATGgtacatatttagttttatttcgtATCTTAGAAAGGCTTTTGTCTTGACTGAGCTCTATCATTTGTCTGTTGACTGGGATTgtacatatttagttttatttcatatcttagAAAGGCTTTTGTCTTGACTGAGCTTTATCATTTGTCTATTGACCAGGATGgtacatatttagttttatttcatatcttagAAAGCTTTTTGTCTTGACTGAGCTTTATCATTTGTCTATTGACCAGGATGgtacatatttagttttatttcatatcttagAAAGGCTTTTGTCTTGACAGAGCTCTATCATTTGTCTGTTGACTGGGATGgtacatatttagttttatttcatatcttagAAAGGCTTTTGTCTTGACTGAGCTTTATCATTTGTCTATTGACCAGGATGgtacatatttagttttatttcatatcttagAAAGGTTTTTGTCTTGACTGAGCTTTATCATTTGTCTATTGACAGGGATggtatatatttagttttattttgtatcttaGAAAGGTTTTTGTCTTGACTGAGCTTTATCATTTGTCTATTGACAGGGATggtatatatttagttttatttcgtATCTTAGAAAGGTTTTTGTCTTGACTGAGCTTTATCATTTGTCTATTGACCAGGATGgtacatatttagttttatttcgtATCTTAGAAAGGTTTTTGTCTTGACGCACAGAGCTTTATCATTTGTCTATTGACCAGGATGgtacatatttagttttatttcgtATCTTAGAAAGGTTTTTGTCTTGACTGAGCTTTATCATTTGTCTATTGACAGGGATggtatatatttagttttattttgtatcttaGAAAGGTTTTTGTCTTGACTGAGCTTTATCATATGTCTATTGACAGGGATggtatatatttagttttatttcgtATCTTAGAAAGGTTTTTGTCTTGACTGAGCTTTATCATTTGTCTATTGACCAGGATGgtacatatttagttttatttcgtATCTTAGAAAGGTTTTTGTCTTGACGCACAGAGCTTTATCATTTGTCTATTGACCAGGATGgtacatatttagttttatttcgtATCTTAGAAAGGCTTTTGTCTTGACAGAGCTTTATCATTTGTCTATTGACTGGGATGgtacatatttagttttatttcatatcttagAAAGGCTTTTGTCTTGACAGAGCTCTATCATTTGTCTATTGACTGGGATGgtacatatttagttttatttcgtATCTTAGAAAGGCTTTTGTCTTGACTGAGCTCTATCATTTGTCTATTGACTGGGATGGttcatatttagttttatttcgtATCTTAGAAAGCTTTTTGTCTTGACGAGAGCTTTATCATTTGTCTATTGACTGGGGTGgtacatatttagttttatttcgtATCTTAGAAAGGTTTTTGTCTTGACAGAGCTCTATCATTTGTCTGTTGACTGGGATGgtacatatttagttttatttcatatcttagAAAGGCTTTTGTCTTGACTGAGCTTTATCATTTGTCTATTGACAGGGATggtatatatttagttttattttgtatcttaGAAAGGTTTTTGTCTTGACTGAGCTTTATCATTTGTCTATTGCCAGGGATggtatatatttagttttatttcgtATCTTAGAAAGGTTTTTGTCTTGACTGAGCTTTATCATTTGTCTATTGACAGGGATGgtacatatttagttttatttcgtATCTTAGAAAGGTTTTTGTCTTGACGCACAGAGCTTTATCATTTGTCTATTGACAGGGATGgtacatatttagttttatttcgtATCTTAGAAAGGTTTTTGTCTTGACTGAGCTTTATCGTTTGTCTATTGACAGGGATggtatatatttagttttattttgtatcttaGAAAGGTTTTTGTCTTGACTGAGCTTTATCATTTGTCTATTGACAGGGATggtatatatttagttttatttcgtATCTTAGAAAGGTTTTTGTCTTGACTGAGCTTTTTCATTTGTCTATTGACCAGGATGgtacatatttagttttatttcgtATCTTAGAAAGGTTTTTGTCTTGACTGAGCTTTATCATTTGTCTATTGACCAGGATGgtacatatttagttttatttcgtATCTTAGAAAGGCTTTTGTCTTGACAGAGCTTTATCATTTGTCTATTGACTGGGATGgtacatatttagttttatttcatatcttagAAAGGCTTTTGTCTTGACAGAGCTCTATCATTTGTCTATTGACTGGGATGgtacatatttagttttatttcgtATCTTAGAAAGGCTTTTGTCTTGACTGAGCTCTATCATTTGTCTATTGACAGGGATggtatatatttagttttatttcgtATCTTAGAAAGGTTTTTGTCTTGACTGAGCTTTATCATTTGTCTATTGACCAGGATGgtacatatttagttttatttcgtATCTTAGAAAGGTTTTTGTCTTGACGCACAGAGCTTTATCATTTGTCTATTGACCAGGATGgtacatatttagttttatttcgtATCTTAGAAAGGCTTTTGTCTTGACAGAGCTTTATCATTTGTCTATTGACTGGGATGgtacatatttagttttatttcatatcttagAAAGGTTTTTTGTCTTGACAGAGCTCTATCATTTGTCCATTGACTGGGATGGttcatatttagttttatttcgtATCTTAGAAAGCTTTTTGTCTTGACGAGAGCTTTATCATTTGTCTATTGACTGGGGTGgtacatatttagttttatttcgtATCTTAGAAATGTTTTTGTCTTGACAGAGCTCTATCATTTGTCTGTTGACTGGGATGgtacatatttagttttatttcatatcttagAAAGGCTTTTGTCTTGACAGAGCTCTATCATTTGTCTGTTGACTGGGATGgtacatatttagttttatttcatatcttagAAAGGCTATTGTCTTGACTAAGCTTTATCATTTGTCTATTGACAGGGATggtatatatttagttttatttcgtTTCTTAAAAAGGCTTTTGTCTTGACAGAGCTCTATCATTTGTTTATTGACCAGGATGgtacatatttagttttatttcatatcttagAAAGGCTTTTGTCTTGACAGAGCTCTATCATTTGTCTGTTGACTGGGATGgtacatatttagttttatttcatatcttagAAAGACTTTTGTCTTGACTAAGCTCTATCATTTGTCTATTGACAGGGATggtatatatttagttttatttcgtTTCCTAAAAAGGCTTTTGTCTTGACAGAGCTCTATCATTTGTTTATTGACCAGGATGgtacatatttagttttatttcatatcttagAAAGGCTTTTGTCTGGACTGAGCTCTATCATTTGTCTATTGACTTGGATGgtacatatttagttttatttcgtATCTAAGAAAGGCTTTTGTCTTGACTGAGCTTTACCATTTGTCTATTGACTGGGATGGTACATATtcagttttatttcatatcttagAAAGGTTTTTGTCTTGACAGAGCTCTATCATTTGTCTGTTGACTTGGATGgtacatatttagttttatttcatatcttagAAAGGCTTTTGTCTTGACAGAGCTCTATCATTTGTCTGTTGACTGGGATGgtacatatttagttttatttcatatcttagAAAGGCTTTTGTCTTGACTAAACTTTATCATTTGTCTATTGACAGGGATggtatatatttagtttatttcGTTTCTTAAAAAGGCTTTTGTCTTGACAGAGCTCTATCATTTGTTTATTGACCAGGATGgtacatatttagttttatttcatatcttagAAAGGCTTTTGTCTTGACTGAGCTCTATCATTTGTCTGTTGACTGGGATGgtacatatttagttttatttcatatcttagAAAGACTTTTGTCTCGACTAAGCTTTATCATTTGTCTATTGACAGCGATggtatatatttagttttatttcgtTTCTTAAAAAGGCTTTTGTCTTGACAGAGCTCTATCATTTGTTTATTGACCAGGATGgtacatatttagttttatttcata
Encoded here:
- the LOC134691419 gene encoding zinc finger protein 888-like, with product MGKTTDGETSIKKETMETEDTETGTRKSQRLRLKPVQRHTKTIKEKKNLKNCNKNLKSLQVYLKNKKKEKKNSNREKKADSDAPTISNIGYVKIKSDTTCKLCNLNLKTEHKFHYHMKTQHKHDKETSLKRVQGSIKCKKTKKKSVQKAKSYTTSAIIKDVEIKSEEEIETQTDNSDDGSLDSTKSVKCKLCQKGYKKLNGLSQHLRLTHKTYCIHCEENMSSVDELKEHLNKTHNIFASEDGSFKYGCKICGKTFANGHKLKAHEYVHNIHPPLKCSICHQILKSEKTLSYHMKTKHNDAYQKNVSCEYCGKLFWCKSELDKHSRVHTNERPYLCHICSSSFKTAGNLRNHQRAIHENHFWFCDVCGQKFKSKPRFQEHLYKEKHGKEGKPIQYKEFPCNECGKIFPRKIDFQIHFRIHSGAKPYKCVECGRSFRCHNHLTQHKVTHTGEKPFICKFCGKGFSQYANVNCHMKKQCKFKGQENKNISTFKEDSTQIFDHSLMLNESSIRLVAPPGVNKIKQEKKPKAKEPNKPENTSWKVKHVSADIEGPEEIHINHKGTQSDFSLKTENEEEVKSDKIVDFLVDNIVEDMLNDVRNITVKKQDGSHDGSEEIVKVVSAVKNVGIQDGNGEIINVVDTCKEILGRDHKNKHASQERSCRIINILKDDSQNDKCGVVNINKDGGINDECEIIKNVDKEIQQLPSDIEGGILQPEVFTAEPHVSEVSNFEDKSNLALTDNHQIMILRNDDMQESKVVLAEITENGMMRYIPVPITDQDGTTMFVLDPANTEHSKTYHNQYDLLKGHAERETIHIYTQQGLATACLPQGVETVTRPQGQESVGEQQVLESAGEQQVLESVGGQQVLESVGGQQVLESVGEQQVLESVGGQHCFENTTNAEKIDQDGFEPMEVTYSSMYSLSEMKSAENDI